From a region of the Thermodesulfovibrio thiophilus DSM 17215 genome:
- a CDS encoding UbiA-like polyprenyltransferase: MSITNKAAVYLNMIKIEHSIFALPFAFAGALLAQGGIPTFEKIFWITVAMVTARASAFGFNRIIDRKIDAMNPRTANREIPSGKIKLWEAFLFTVICLVVFVYSAWMLNSLCFKLSPLAIAILFIYSYTKRFTWACHFVLGIALALAPLGAWIAIRGNFDWDIIPMVFTVIFWLAGFDTLYALWDIEFDKKYGIYSIPRIYGVKKAINFARFFHFIAWSFLVLTGIVFKLNIFYWIGMFIVAYLFIHEHRVVRPDDLSKLNIAFFNMNGYISVAVFIFTAMSILIKV, translated from the coding sequence ATGTCAATTACAAACAAAGCTGCTGTGTATCTCAACATGATCAAGATTGAACACAGTATTTTTGCCCTTCCATTTGCTTTTGCCGGAGCATTACTTGCTCAAGGTGGTATTCCAACATTCGAAAAAATATTCTGGATTACTGTTGCAATGGTTACTGCACGAGCATCTGCCTTCGGATTTAACAGAATTATTGACAGAAAGATTGATGCGATGAATCCAAGAACAGCAAATAGAGAAATACCTTCTGGTAAAATCAAACTCTGGGAAGCGTTTTTATTCACAGTTATATGCCTTGTAGTGTTTGTTTATTCTGCATGGATGCTTAACTCCTTATGCTTTAAACTTTCACCTCTGGCAATAGCCATTCTATTCATTTATTCATATACAAAGAGATTCACATGGGCATGTCACTTTGTTTTAGGTATAGCATTAGCACTTGCACCTCTGGGAGCATGGATTGCTATAAGAGGAAATTTTGACTGGGATATCATTCCTATGGTGTTTACTGTAATTTTCTGGCTTGCGGGATTTGATACCCTTTATGCTTTGTGGGATATTGAGTTTGATAAAAAATACGGAATATATTCAATTCCGAGAATCTACGGAGTTAAAAAGGCGATAAATTTTGCAAGATTCTTTCATTTTATTGCATGGAGCTTTTTAGTTTTAACTGGTATTGTTTTTAAACTCAATATATTTTACTGGATAGGTATGTTTATAGTTGCATATCTATTTATTCACGAACATAGAGTTGTCAGACCTGATGACCTTTCAAAACTGAATATAGCCTTTTTCAACATGAACGGTTATATAAGCGTTGCAGTGTTTATTTTTACTGCAATGAGTATTTTGATAAAGGTTTAG
- the gatB gene encoding Asp-tRNA(Asn)/Glu-tRNA(Gln) amidotransferase subunit GatB yields the protein MQYEAVIGLEVHAQLLTQSKIFCSCSTQFGSEPNTQVCPVCLGMPGVLPVLNKKAVEYTIKTGLAMNCKIASYSRFARKNYFYPDLPKGYQISQYELPLCEEGYLEITVNNERRKIRIKRIHLEEDAGKNIHDPSGYSFVDFNRTGVPLMEIVSEPDIKTPAEAASYMKKLRTILRYLGVCDGNLEQGSLRCDANISIRPVGSKEFGVKTEIKNINSFRFVEKALEYEIKRQIRILTDGGKITQETRLWDSQTGTTQSMRSKEEAHDYRYFPEPDLVPVVVSKDFIERIKKDMPELPDNKIEKFIKQYNLPNYDAEILTEEKSIAEWFEEAVKLGGKPKEVSNWIMGELLRLLNEENKDITQCSVKPSQLVELIGLIEKGTINRNTAKEVFEEMYKTGKTAENIVKEKGLTQISDDAILIEAIKEVISKNPKEVERFKNGEEKLIGFFVGQVMKNTKGKANPKLVNELILKLLKDS from the coding sequence ATGCAATACGAAGCAGTAATTGGACTTGAAGTACATGCTCAGCTTTTAACACAAAGTAAAATATTCTGTAGCTGTTCCACTCAATTTGGATCAGAACCAAATACTCAAGTATGCCCTGTGTGTCTTGGTATGCCAGGTGTACTTCCAGTATTAAATAAAAAAGCTGTTGAATATACTATTAAAACAGGCCTTGCAATGAATTGCAAGATTGCTTCTTACAGTAGATTTGCAAGAAAAAACTATTTCTATCCTGATCTTCCAAAGGGATATCAAATAAGTCAGTATGAGCTTCCATTGTGTGAGGAAGGATATCTTGAGATAACAGTTAATAACGAAAGAAGAAAAATCCGTATAAAAAGAATTCATCTTGAAGAAGATGCGGGTAAAAACATACATGACCCATCTGGTTACAGTTTTGTTGATTTTAACAGAACCGGCGTTCCTTTAATGGAAATAGTATCTGAGCCTGATATAAAAACACCTGCTGAAGCAGCTTCATATATGAAAAAATTAAGAACTATTCTGAGATATCTTGGAGTTTGTGATGGCAATCTTGAACAGGGTTCCCTGAGATGTGATGCAAACATTTCTATTAGACCTGTGGGAAGCAAAGAATTTGGTGTTAAAACCGAGATAAAAAATATCAACTCTTTTCGCTTCGTTGAAAAAGCTCTGGAATACGAAATTAAAAGACAAATACGAATTCTCACTGATGGTGGTAAAATTACTCAGGAAACAAGGCTCTGGGATTCACAGACAGGCACTACTCAATCAATGCGTTCAAAAGAAGAAGCACATGATTACAGATATTTTCCTGAACCTGACCTTGTACCTGTGGTTGTTTCAAAAGATTTCATTGAAAGAATAAAAAAGGACATGCCTGAACTGCCTGACAACAAAATTGAAAAATTTATTAAACAATATAATCTACCTAACTATGACGCTGAAATTCTAACAGAAGAAAAGTCTATTGCAGAGTGGTTTGAAGAAGCAGTAAAACTGGGCGGTAAACCAAAAGAAGTATCAAATTGGATAATGGGTGAGCTTCTGAGATTACTTAATGAAGAAAACAAAGATATAACACAATGTTCTGTAAAGCCATCTCAACTTGTTGAGTTAATAGGATTAATTGAAAAGGGAACAATAAACAGAAATACTGCAAAAGAAGTGTTTGAAGAAATGTACAAAACTGGCAAAACTGCTGAAAATATTGTAAAAGAAAAAGGACTTACCCAGATTTCTGATGATGCTATTTTAATAGAAGCAATAAAGGAGGTAATATCCAAAAATCCTAAAGAAGTTGAAAGATTTAAAAATGGAGAAGAAAAACTTATAGGATTTTTTGTTGGACAGGTTATGAAAAATACAAAGGGTAAAGCCAATCCAAAACTAGTTAATGAACTTATTTTAAAGCTTTTAAAGGACTCATAA
- a CDS encoding branched-chain amino acid transaminase: MIPKTEKIWMDGKFVNWDDAKIHVLTHSLHYGLALFEGIRCYETEEGPAVFRLKEHVERLFKSAHIFTLKIPFTETEIYDAIKETIRINKINSCYIRPIVFIGYGSMGVYPKNNPIQVAIAAWSWGAYLGKDAIQNGIKVKTSSFIRNHVNSSMSRGKVAGYYVNGQLAKIEAVSCGFDEAILLDTEGYVSEGSGENIFMVRKGILKTTPLTSILEGVTRDTVINIAKDLGIEVREERFTRDELYISDEVFFTGTAAEITPIREIDGRIIGSGSCGLVTGKIQNLFFDIVKGKSPKYKHWLDFV, encoded by the coding sequence GTGATTCCGAAAACAGAAAAAATATGGATGGATGGAAAATTTGTTAACTGGGATGATGCAAAAATTCATGTTCTAACTCATTCTCTTCATTATGGTCTTGCTCTCTTTGAAGGAATTAGATGTTATGAGACAGAGGAAGGTCCTGCTGTTTTCAGGTTAAAAGAACATGTAGAAAGGCTTTTTAAATCAGCCCATATTTTTACGCTAAAAATTCCTTTTACTGAAACTGAAATTTATGATGCAATAAAAGAGACAATAAGAATTAACAAAATCAATTCTTGCTATATAAGACCTATAGTTTTTATTGGATATGGCAGCATGGGTGTTTATCCTAAAAATAATCCTATTCAAGTTGCAATAGCTGCCTGGAGTTGGGGAGCTTATCTTGGAAAGGATGCTATTCAAAATGGAATAAAGGTTAAGACATCTTCATTTATTCGTAATCATGTTAATTCTAGTATGTCAAGGGGTAAAGTAGCAGGTTATTATGTCAATGGACAGCTTGCAAAGATTGAAGCAGTTTCGTGTGGCTTTGATGAGGCTATTTTACTTGATACAGAAGGCTATGTCTCTGAAGGAAGCGGAGAAAATATTTTTATGGTACGCAAAGGTATTCTAAAAACCACTCCTTTAACTTCGATTCTTGAAGGAGTTACAAGGGATACTGTTATTAATATTGCTAAAGATTTAGGAATTGAAGTACGAGAAGAAAGATTTACACGCGATGAATTATATATATCTGATGAGGTCTTTTTTACTGGAACAGCTGCTGAAATAACTCCTATAAGAGAAATTGATGGACGGATTATAGGATCAGGAAGTTGTGGTTTGGTTACAGGGAAAATACAGAATTTATTTTTTGATATAGTAAAAGGTAAATCTCCTAAATATAAACACTGGCTTGATTTTGTATAA